A segment of the Melopsittacus undulatus isolate bMelUnd1 chromosome 13, bMelUnd1.mat.Z, whole genome shotgun sequence genome:
AGGCAGCTTTTTGCAGCTTTAATCCCACTCTCGTACAATGCCTCTGAACTCTGCCCAGCTTTCCACCAACCCTCACATCACACAGAGGCACCAGGGCTGggcactgctgcctttgcacCAGTGTGGGAGCTGAGCTGACTGgtacctcctcctcctcagggaGGTACCAGAGACCACGTTCTGCttgcctccagccctgcttcctCTGTTCAACATATTCAGGAAGCCAGGCAAAACCCACCTAGGACAGACCTCATACCCTTCTTCCTTGTTTCACTGTTCACATAACAGACTGCTCCTGAGCAGCTTGCTTTCCCTGGTACATGTGTGGCCTCACCAGAAGTACAAGGCCAACCTAACCAGACCACCGTGTTGCAGCCCCATCTCCAGTTCCTTGCACAGCACTCTGAGCTGCTTGTGCACTTCATCAACCTCCAGCTGCACACTTTCTCTGGGTCATTGACAAGATCAGTGGTAGGATCTTTGTGAGACCTTGTCCCATATAATATCCTGGGAGCCACCAATATGACATAGTTTATTTCGAGCTCATCCCCCTTCACTTAACTCAGCAGGAAAAGCCACAAGCATCGTAGCTGCTGCTGTAGGGAACCGGTGCGCACAGCACGTGGGTGCCAAAGGTTATTGTAAATACACGTCAAAGCTGCAACAGTCTCCATCCACGAACCACCGCCCCCCAGCACCGGCAGGTCCGCGGTGCCGCAGGGATGACTCCGGTGCCCGGCCTAGGCCGCGGACACCGGTACAAGCGGGGTCTCCGGCAGGACCCGGCGGGGTCTCCGCGGCCCAGCCTGGGCTGCCCTTGGCAGAAGGGGCGTGCGCGCCGCCGCCGCTTCCCTCCCGCGGCCGGAGCCGCAGCTCCGCCCCGCGGCGGACACGGTTTACCGGGGACACCCACCGCCGTTCCCGGTACCGCGGGGGAAGGCCCATCTGGAGGCTGCCCCCGCGCCCGCCCGGCCGGCGGCAGCTCCGAGGCCCGTTCCGTCTCTTTAACGCGATCAGGCCCGTACCCCCGGCAGCACCTCGGGGCCGCCCCCGCAGGGCCGGCGGGGCCCTGAGGCACCGGCCGCGCAGCCGGGCCGAGGCTGCGGGCCCCGCCTGACCGGTGCCGGCAGCGGGCAGGGCCCGGGAGGCCTCGCTCACCGGGCGGCCACGGGGAGAAGCCCGAGGGGCGCTCGGGGCCGGGGACCGGAGGGGACCGGAccaggggggggggaagggggcggggcggacggggggggggggcaccggcgGGGCCTCACCTGACTCCTTCCGCACCGCTCCCGCCTCTGCCGCGTGCAGCTCCGCGCCTTGCCCCTCCCCACCGACCCGCGCGGCGCAACCAATCAGCGCCCGGCGGCGCCGGCACCGCCGGCCAATGAGCACAGAGAACGCGTCCCCGCCCAGAGCCCTCCGGCACGCCCGTAAGCCTATCCCGTGACCCGACGCACGGCGAGGGGCGGGACGCGGCGGCCGGAGCCCAATGAGAAATCACAGCGCGTCCTGCCGCAGCCAATCGGCGGCCGCGTCACCCGCCCCTTCGGAGCAGGGTGGGCGACAaccaccgggggggggggagggtggtgTAAAATGACCATCACGTGACCGGCTCGGCACCCGTATCGCCCCCCCCGTCGAGGGCAGTGGAACCGGTCCCGTCGGTGTCCGCCTCGGCCCCAGCGCTGTCCGTTTGCCCTCACTACAGCCCCGGGAGGCGCGGCCCCTGCACAGCCATGGCCGGGCTCACTCCCGTTCCCCGTGTCCCTGCCGCTCACTGCCGCCGGTGTCACTCCTGTTCCCCGTGTCCCTGCCGCTCACTGCCGCTCACTGCCGCCGGTGTCACTCCCGTTCCCCCCCCACGCTCAGCCCCGCTATGGGGAACCGCAAGCTGTCATAGATGTTGGGTTCTGAGCGGGCTGCCGTGTGGGGACAGGGCTGGGGAGCCTCGGGCAGAGCCGGATGCTGCTGCCCGACGTGGGCTGCTGCTACCGGTGCCTGGACGGGGCAGGAGGAAAGGATGAGCCGAGCTCGGGCTCAGAGGGGTCTGGTGAGGATGAAGGGGATGTTGGTTCGTGGCCACCTCCGCtcggctgtggggctgtgggctGCGAGTGGAGCTGCACCGTGCCTGGCTCTGCGGggtgcaggagggatgggagcCCCTCCTtgccctgcaggagctgggctggggacaCTCACACTGTTTGGCTGCCCCAGCGTCACGGGGGGATGCTGAGCACCCCGGCAGGAGGTCTGAGCGTGGCTGCAAAGGACACGGGGGCTCTGGCCCCAGGCACAGTGCACTCGCAGGACCGCAGGGGCTTGGGGGTCCGTTGACAGCCCAGGAGCAGGGCCCCAGCCGCAAGGGAACAGGAAGTGAAGCTCTGAGCTTTCACTTTTCCTCCCTCCAGCAGAACAGACGCCTTTTGAGGCTTCCCTAAAGAAGCCGGGACAGCTTCTCCGCTCTAGGGGCGATGACAGGTGGGTGCGACCACcggtgctgcagctggtggTGGGATGGGGTCCTGCCCGAGCACTGCCGGGGTGCTGAGCATCACCTGTGCACATAGACACAGCACTGGTACATGGGCTGGGGTCCAGCACGGGGCATCCCTGGGCCCTGCTCCTTGCAAATGTCCCCGGAGGAACTTTCTGTGGGTGTGTGGGAAACAAAGGGAgatgggaggggaaggaggggaatcAGCCAGGGATGGCAGGGGAGGGATCAGCAGCTGTGAGGGGCAATAAGGAAGGGGGCAGACCCTgggggaggcaatggggaaaggggggcagcaggaggggtgTTGAGGAAGGGATCAGCACCGGGAGGGGCAATAGGGAAGATGAAGCACCCCGAGCGGGGGGCAGGACAGTGGGCACCGGGAGGGTTTGTGGGGGGCTCTGGGCCCTGATGAGTCCCCCCAGCAGACAAGGTGCTCCTGAACGTGCGGCTGGACTTCGTGGAGCGTGCGAGCAAGGCGCTCATCTCCGCACTGCTGGATGAGCTGCTGGCCCGAGGGGTGCTGAACCAAggggaggtggaggaggtgCAGGACAGGTACGTGGTGCGCACAGACAAGGCTCGCTGCCTCATTGACTGCGTGCGCATGAAGGGGCCCCGTGCGAGCCAGATCTTCATCGACAGCCTCTGGAAGCGCGATGGCACCTTGGCAGAGCAGCTGGGCCTGGCCACTGACATGGGTGAGCACTGAGGGGCCGTGgtctgtccctgcccatgctggcGCTTCCATTACCTCCAgcaggatgctggagcaggccTGGCCCTGGTGAGTGTCCAAGGCATGAAGGTGGCTGGGCACCCCCAGTGTCACTGCATGCAGTCAGCACAGGGCTGTCAGGGGTGGCCATCCCCAATGGGGCTGCCCCCAAGGCTCTGCTTGCCTGTACATGGCCTGGCACAGGCTCCTCTTGCTGCAGGCTCATCCCAGTGTAACTGGAGGGCTTTTTGCCTGCAGGGCCCTCCGGTGCGCAGCTGGCTTCCCCCGGCCCCCTCGTTGCCGTCCAGGGCCAGCAGTGGATCCGGCAGTGTTCCCTAAGCGAGTACCAGCACATCAGGGCCACAGAGGGAGACCAGGTGCTgtgggcagaggagaggagagctggAGGGTGGCTCAGCCGTCCTGCTGGAGTAAGCCAGGCTTACTGGGAGGAGCcagggaggagcagggcaggagacGTGGGGAGATGCCCCAGGGACAGGGAGATgtggatgctgcagcactgcacctCCTCTATTAGCTGCCTCCCAAGGAAAGCCCCTCCTGCACCCACCCACCAGCTGCTGACTGcacctccctcccttcccacaGATCTATCCCCTCCATCTGCCGAGGGAGGTGCGAACACGCAGGGCCCTCCTCATCTGCAACATCGACTTTGAGCACCTGAGCCGGCGAGATGGGGCTCAAGTGGATGTGCAGGGGATGACAAAGCTGCTGGAAGGGCTGGGCTATGTGGTGGACATCCATCTCAACCTATCTGCTGAGGTAAAGGGGCTGCCACTGGCCCCAGGAGTGGCGCAGGGACCCTCCTTTgggtgtgctggtgctggggtacTCAGGGAACCTGATGGCAGTGGCTCCTGCCCACAGCTGGTGGCTGGCACTCCTCATGTTCCTTCCCTGTGCTGGTCTGTAGGAGATGGCCACGATCATGACTGATTTTGCGGCTCGCAAAGAGCACTACACCTCTGACAGCACCTTCTTGGTCTTCATGTCCCATGGGGTCAGGGCTGGGCTCTGTGGGACCAAGAGCAGAGACGAGGCCACAGACATCCTCTCCCTCAACACCATCTATGAGAAGTTCAACAACCAGCACTGCCGGGCGCTGCTGGGCAAACCCAAAGTGGTCATCATCCAGTCCTGCCGTGGAGGTGAGTCCCCACCATGAGGTGCCTGCAAGCAGCCAGTGAGCCCCAGGAGCAGGACAGGGGTGGACACCCATCATCACTGATACTTGGCCCTGCCTTCCCAGGCAAGGTGGGCTCTGTGCTGGTGAGCGATGCTGCAGACCTCTCCgtgcctgctcccagctctgctcacacCACCCATGCGGCACTGGAGGATGACGCCATCTGTGAAGTCCACCTGGAGAGTGATTTTGCCACTTTACATTCCTCCACACCTGGTGAGCAGCTCCTGGAAGTAGGTGCCCTGCCTGAGGGCAGGCGAGGGCAGTGGGCATTCCTATTCCTGATGCCGTGGGTCTCCTCCACATGTCCTCCTCAGGCTTCCATCCGGTGACTGCTTGGGCATTGCTCTAACAGCCTCTGGAGAGGGCAGTGTCCTCCAATGCTGGTGTATGTAGCTGCTCCAGGACACCCACAGATCCATCTTAGAGGCACCAGGGCCAGAGCTTTGTGCCCTGCCTGCCTCCATCTGTCCccatcagctctgctccttccccagccgATTGATCTTACCACAGTGGCTGCCCAGGGGAACCTGTCTGCTCCTGCTGGCTAACAGATGGCTCCAGGCCATGCAGCTGGTGTGCTGGGAGCATGGGAAGGCAGAGAGGctggaagaaaatacatcatTCTGTCCTCCCTGGGGTGCCCTGTCCTTTTCCATGCTGTGGGTTGGATGAGCCAAATATAATGATCTTGGAGAAGGCACCTGTCTCCTGCTCCGGCTCCCAATGATCACAGTGGCAGTGGGAGATCCTAGTGAAGTCACACTTGGGCATCTCCTGTGTCCTCAGATACTGTCTCCTGGAGAAGATCAACAACAGGATCCATTTTCATCCAGCACCTGATAGAACAGTTTCGAAACCATGCCTATAACAGCGACTTGGAGGAGCTATTCCGAAAGGTGAGGCACATGCAGCTGTGGCAGCCACCAGGAACGCTGCTGGGAGCAGAACTCAGGCCAGGCCATTTCTCAGCCCTGGGGAGCAGGCTCTGTCCACAATGTGTCTGGTTTGGCCAGGAAGGTCAGCTGGATCTCTGGAGGCATCAGCATCTGCCTCATGGTGGGGATGCATGAGCCTGTTGTGCTGGTGCAGCCCTTGGCGTCCCTTGCACCACCACATGTGCCTGGAGGTACCCCTGGGGATGCCTCACACTTCCCATGCCTGGAACAGACCTTCTCTCATCTCTCCCCACTGTCATTCTCACCCCAGGTCCAATATTCCTTTGGAAAATTCCCTCAGCAGTTGCCATCGAAAGAGCGAACTACAATGTCCAGGAAGTTTTACCTCTTCCCAGGCCAGTGATCTCCTGACCATGGTGAGTCTCTTCACCTCACACATCTGTGGCAGTCTTCTGTGTGTGCCCCACACCCAGTACCCAGCCAgcatggaggaggggaggaattCCCCATTGCTCCTGGGCTCCAGAGCTCATAGCTGGATACCCAAAGGATATGTGTGCCAGTAGCTGGGGCCAGGCATGACTCTATCCCCATCTCCCAGCTGGTCACAGGAGAGGAGTTCTGTGGTAGCCTGTCTCAGGAGCTCTCTCAGTCTAATGTTCTTCACAGGTAAAAAATCCATACATGGACAGCAAGTGTTTGAATTTGGAAGTAACAGCAGAGAGCTCAAGGCTCTGCTCCGGAGAGGCACTGCTTCAGACCAGAGGGAAAGCCCAGAAAGAGCAAATCTCTAAACCAGCTGCTTGTGCCCCTTTGCTAGGCAATTGCAAACAGACCTGGAATAAAACAGTCCTTGGTCTCCCATCCTCCCTTCCTTTTGTGGCCTCCAAACCCCAAACTAAGCAGGGAGCATCGGACACTTGGCTCTGGAGCACTGAACAAAAAGCTGGTCGGTGTTTTTCTTAACTGTCCCCAGTTGCGACAGAGGTGACCCATCACCCCcagagctgcctctgccccaTCACCTAACAAAGGGGGGTTCACAGCAGTTGGCTCCTCACTGCTGCCCACAGCCCACAGTGGATGCTTGTTCTGGCCAGCAGTGGCTGCTTTTGTGTTGCCTTCCTGGGAACACTGAGCAAGCAGGAGGTGGGGAACTGGAGAGAGCTATGGGAGGCAGATGTGCTCCAGGGGGATTTTCATGCTTCCCCCTTGCAAGctcacagcatctccctgctcaGGAGGCAGCTTCCCTCACTCCCTCATCCTCCTGCTACCCCAAGGATGCAATTTCCCCTGGAAGCCAAGAAACCCTGAAACCCATGTCTTACACGTGCTGTCCCCACAGCCCAGAAGCATCACCCCATCTTGCCAGGACACAAGAGCCCCTTCCTGCGCCCATCAAATGCTCCCCATCTTCCACAGCCAGATCCAAACCATTTTCTGCCTTGGCACGGATTCAGCTTTATTGCATGTTCTGCAGTCAACAGCCAGATCACCAGTGGTCTGGCAGCAGAACAAGAGGGTtctcctgcccctgcccacTGTCTGAGGTACCCCAGTGAAGCCAGTGCGGACAGGACAggctgtgcaggcagggcagtgTCCCTGGCCTGTGTCACCACCCCCTGTCCCTGCAAGGTGTCAGAGCTCAGTGGGATGGATGTGCCTCTCCACTCCAAGGTCTTTCAGGCATGACCGGGCTGCAGGTGGGCAGCCAGCACAGGCTGAATCCCTTCTTGCAGAGCCCAGAgttctgcagcactgcctggaGCTCCTCAGGACCCACATGAGGCTTGCAGGAAACTGAGGACAGCAGTGATGAATTCCCCAAATTTATCCTGATGGACTATATGGCCTGCCCCTGCAATGTACTGGACATCAGCTCTGGGGAAGAGGCGCTGGATCTCCGGGTAGTCTTCGGACCTGCAGGACAAGGGAACATGCCATGGGAAGTGTGGTGAGAGGCCCATCCAGGTATCTGCCCTCTCCCTCCCTCGGCAGAGGGGTCCCAGGTCTGACCACGTCCCAGTCTCTGCTGGGAAAGCCTGGAGCTGCCCCCAGGTTCCCAGTGCACTTCTGTTGTCACTGGCTGCTGAAGGCACAGAGCTCGCTCCAGAACCTTCCCCATCTCAGGGACTTTCTCCCACCCTtggcagctgcagaagagcacaCAGTGAAATCACTGACCTCAAACTGCTTCTCTCCAGCCCCACCTGATATAAGGCGAGTCCGATCCTCCCAGGAAGAGTGCAGGCCCAGGATACGGCTTGTGGAAGATGGGGAAGTTCATGATATCTACCAAGTGCTGGGAAATAGCGTCCAGGTTCACTCGCCAGACGTAGTGGCCGTCCACCTCTACCAGGTTGGTGAGCAAGAACTGCCtcagctgtgggtgctgccacAGAAGGGGATCACACACTCTCCAGTAGAAGCAAAAAGCCCTCAAGCTGTTCTGCCATCCTCCATCCTGCCCTCCACTGCCTCCTCCCATTCCATCATTCCCCTGTGGCCTCACAGCCCTGGTACGATGTCCTCCAGTTGCCCATGATTCTAtcatgagtctatgattctgtcagggccttgggtgccatgggttagtgtgaggtgtccctgcccatggcaggggggttggaactggatgatcttaaggtcctttccaacccaaagtattctatgatcctatgatggGAGTCTCGTGGCTCTAAAGCCTTGTCCTCTGGTCCCAGAGATGGGCTGGGAGTACAAACCCCATCCATGGAACACAATTTCCTACCTGGACCACCGGACACAGCTGCTGGTCAGCCAGCTGGCGGGCTGCGGAGCGGGGCAGACCATCCGGGATCCTCACTGACTTCATGGCAGAGATGTAGGCAGAGAACTCGGAGACGGGTGCGGTTGAGGTGGGACCGATGTCGACTGAGATGAGGCGCTCCACCAGGTCCGGCTGGGGACACAAGCAGGGCAGATGGGTGCCAGCTGGGAGCTCCCCAGTGGGATGTGGCACAGGGCTGTGACTCATTGGAGCCTCTTAACTCCCTCCTGCCTTGGCAGAGAGCTCCACATGCTCTTCCCTGATGCCCTGTGTCTTAGAAGGGGGATCTGCaagctcctgcagctgtgcttaCAGCTCTGAGCAGGCCAGCACCCTGACCCTGATGGGGTAAACCTGCCTCTGTGGACAAGCAGGGCTCCCCCCGGTGCCACCCCCGTTCCTGCAGCCCCCATCCCCGCTgttcccagcccctgcccaccCGCTGCAAGGCCAGGGTCATGGCCGTCTTGCCCCCCATGCTgtgccccagcaggatgcactTGGTGATGCCCCGGCGGCTCAGCAGATGCTGCACGTCCAGACTCATCACTTCATAGGTCATCAGCGGGCTGTGGGGGCTGCTGCCGTGGTTCCGGGCGTCCACCGTCAGCACCTGCGTGTGCAGGGGCCCGGTCACCGCTGCCACCGCACCCCCCGGTCCCTGCCCAGCGCGGCCGGCTCCTCACCGTGCCGGTACCGCCGCGGACCAGCGCCTTGGCCACGGCCTGGAGGTTGGAGCGGCTGCCGAAGAGCCCGTGGAGCAGCACGAGGGGCGCCCGGTCCGACCGGCCCCGCTCCTCACCGTGGGACAGCGGCACGGGGCTGCGGGGAGAGCGTGCTGGGGGGCGTGGCCAACGCGGGGGGCGTGGCCA
Coding sequences within it:
- the LOC101868902 gene encoding caspase-1 isoform X2, translated to MTDKVLLNVRLDFVERASKALISALLDELLARGVLNQGEVEEVQDRYVVRTDKARCLIDCVRMKGPRASQIFIDSLWKRDGTLAEQLGLATDMGPSGAQLASPGPLVAVQGQQWIRQCSLSEYQHIRATEGDQIYPLHLPREVRTRRALLICNIDFEHLSRRDGAQVDVQGMTKLLEGLGYVVDIHLNLSAEEMATIMTDFAARKEHYTSDSTFLVFMSHGVRAGLCGTKSRDEATDILSLNTIYEKFNNQHCRALLGKPKVVIIQSCRGGKVGSVLVSDAADLSVPAPSSAHTTHAALEDDAICEVHLESDFATLHSSTPDTVSWRRSTTGSIFIQHLIEQFRNHAYNSDLEELFRKVQYSFGKFPQQLPSKERTTMSRKFYLFPGQ
- the LOC101868902 gene encoding caspase-1 isoform X1; the encoded protein is MTADKVLLNVRLDFVERASKALISALLDELLARGVLNQGEVEEVQDRYVVRTDKARCLIDCVRMKGPRASQIFIDSLWKRDGTLAEQLGLATDMGPSGAQLASPGPLVAVQGQQWIRQCSLSEYQHIRATEGDQIYPLHLPREVRTRRALLICNIDFEHLSRRDGAQVDVQGMTKLLEGLGYVVDIHLNLSAEEMATIMTDFAARKEHYTSDSTFLVFMSHGVRAGLCGTKSRDEATDILSLNTIYEKFNNQHCRALLGKPKVVIIQSCRGGKVGSVLVSDAADLSVPAPSSAHTTHAALEDDAICEVHLESDFATLHSSTPDTVSWRRSTTGSIFIQHLIEQFRNHAYNSDLEELFRKVQYSFGKFPQQLPSKERTTMSRKFYLFPGQ
- the ABHD11 gene encoding sn-1-specific diacylglycerol lipase ABHD11 isoform X1, coding for MTYEVMSLDVQHLLSRRGITKCILLGHSMGGKTAMTLALQRPDLVERLISVDIGPTSTAPVSEFSAYISAMKSVRIPDGLPRSAARQLADQQLCPVVQHPQLRQFLLTNLVEVDGHYVWRVNLDAISQHLVDIMNFPIFHKPYPGPALFLGGSDSPYIRSEDYPEIQRLFPRADVQYIAGAGHIVHQDKFGEFITAVLSFLQASCGS
- the ABHD11 gene encoding sn-1-specific diacylglycerol lipase ABHD11 isoform X2; translated protein: MTYEVMSLDVQHLLSRRGITKCILLGHSMGGKTAMTLALQRPDLVERLISVDIGPTSTAPVSEFSAYISAMKSVRIPDGLPRSAARQLADQQLCPVVQHPQLRQFLLTNLVEVDGHYVWRVNLDAISQHLVDIMNFPIFHKPYPGPALFLGGSDSPYIRWGWREAV